A region from the Gammaproteobacteria bacterium genome encodes:
- the sprA gene encoding cell surface protein SprA — MAAMLPALGLLVPAAAAPQAAPGPDAVDWRGLFPPPPQLASTPLPPPVLASLGLARVPLLFPVAFDPVPGAGSPWFRPAVLGQPGPGAASLLRPGAVLAGRITRPSPEADPADAGPVGFLPELPPEPEAVAIPGAGPIELRGLDARIRGRAEFGGDWTRFRPCDAGIQLGCQPGLLPRLVPELQFGVQMGGTISERIVVNVDYDQTREFSATNNINVFYEGVEDEILQGVEVGDVTFGLPDSRFLTEGIPAGNFGLRATGQLGPVDFETVFAQQRGDLSSREFRLAGAGTDRAFVQEDTIVVDNADYVRGQFFFLADPRNLFDYPHIDVLGADPSTVPSSAIPGAEPIQLYRFENDPVTRQQVEGYIQADASATLGDDTVTESGWFRYLQAGVDYFVHPSGLWIALRSPLRRDEMLAVTYVTAAGDTIGDYNPERIHNEGGRPRLSLLRASEPNHQPGRPTWDLEMHQVYRVSGSNDVEIPSVSLDISVGELSAGRTFTRGLAGEDITYLKLLGLDEESPVDVIDRAYVYKPAADDFEEQPAVSGTFIIFPTLRPFAEPPPIYSLGLSAEETSEILAGDANPEIYDAVDPYERENAGLYWLTIPFRVRSEGLISSFSLGALGIRDGSERLFFGDRALEARTDYVIDYDMGQVQLLDAENLFASDPQGDLRATWEQQALFQIAPTSVFGMNASTALGDAGELNFLGLYQRERGLLRRPQLGVEPASIVLGGLNGRMDLELPALDRALDRIPGLAHSGISRLSVNGEMALSLPSPNTAGDVYLHDFDSTSDLPLSSLSTGWRLGSAPQFRDGALEALPPELGAGDIASLQWQHTWITEGASGDSTGVFEGFLPRNDIDRQINFAGNEFREPGLLLTFGVGDGAAGGRFDRRRWRSITANLASTGLDLTRTEFLDLYIAGGEELTLVFDLGTVSEDALFVDANGLTGGTREGGNTWGLGALDQEADPRQGEIWNDELDQRGLWDEACLATRAVVYRIGDPRVNCTRGNGRPDSEDLDGDGNLDIDERYMRYLVELDGSSPYLVRDTIETGTQFRLYRIPLRGPQAINPGGIFTDGDFRAVKHLRLTITGNGDGAAVLARMRLVGSRWVKRAGEGVLTGMTGDDPGTGGAIEVSPVGAVEVGAAYHPPPGVVEQLDDPVSALGAQGVEFSEKALGITYRGLPPGERAEVYHRFPQRPRNFLTYRQARIWALARRGDWGMGRPVYFFLKVGSDEDNFYLYRTPLEPAVDPDGTRAEDWLPEVLVDFDRWLELRSEAEQRLIEDPPTAGAPALVVWSADSTYAVVLQGRARAPNLSQVRELSLGVWNEGDFPDDGEVWINDFRLSRAVTDRGLASHLNVDLNASDFMTTRISVSDRGALFRQLEGDPSYQRDQQWTANSTLQLSRFTPASWGIELPLTVSHTTSGQDPTFLLRSDIRADRLEGLRKVAFDRTRVGLSFRKRTPSSNPLAAIFLDGLSARAGYSSSQSATATSDSDSRVVDARVGYDRALEPRTLPVVPGFLGGVVRALLPESLEERVLASRLRWSPERIGFGASYANQRNQTYRYEQILRLPGDSAATRTRSPRRGVDTDARIIFRPFQSVTATTDFTSTRDLLAPELAVRDPAVRPLLARERWSPGGIDLGWETNRRVRTNMRWGPRPADWLQWTLTWTTTYSSDRNATLVRRQVAEADTLRDLQRNVGGQRSASASVIFDPGTLARGGPPRPGVSDAAPQGTMRRLAGALSPITVNWQDGLTSRFNREVLDPDVRYQFGLSDLDGFRVVDGATAATLVDRNGWATGSGVTLLPGITASVDYSVTDIATFDTRSDRAANTRSWPNIVLRASSIPLPSFMQPVVERLTVNSGYRVDTRRLSFGTGTQQQRLQEDATIPLDVSVRWGGGFSASYRTTMTRGEGTDPTGDTRRRRNTHVFTMSGSFTPPGELGARLERPIQASLRYNQAGQSDCRITSGNDECVPFVDQSNATFNLTLDTVVSELQVGFQASYTNRQSNIGQRLGSTQFQIGLWGQFVYNAGAFAGLP, encoded by the coding sequence ATGGCCGCGATGCTTCCGGCGCTCGGGCTCCTCGTGCCGGCGGCCGCCGCCCCCCAGGCCGCCCCCGGCCCGGACGCCGTGGACTGGCGGGGGCTCTTTCCGCCGCCGCCCCAGCTCGCCTCCACGCCTCTCCCTCCGCCGGTGCTGGCCTCCCTCGGGCTGGCGCGCGTCCCGCTGCTCTTCCCGGTCGCCTTCGATCCCGTGCCGGGCGCCGGCTCGCCATGGTTCCGGCCCGCCGTGCTCGGGCAACCGGGCCCCGGCGCCGCGTCCCTCCTGCGGCCGGGCGCTGTGCTCGCGGGCCGCATCACCCGCCCCTCCCCGGAAGCGGACCCGGCGGATGCCGGTCCGGTGGGTTTCCTTCCCGAACTCCCTCCCGAGCCGGAGGCCGTCGCCATCCCCGGGGCCGGGCCGATCGAGTTGCGGGGGCTGGACGCGCGCATCCGGGGGAGGGCCGAGTTCGGGGGCGACTGGACCCGCTTCCGTCCCTGCGATGCCGGCATCCAGCTGGGGTGCCAGCCCGGACTTCTGCCCCGGCTCGTGCCTGAACTCCAGTTCGGAGTCCAGATGGGTGGCACCATCTCGGAGCGGATCGTGGTGAACGTCGATTACGACCAGACCCGCGAGTTCTCGGCCACCAACAACATCAACGTCTTCTATGAGGGCGTGGAGGACGAGATTCTCCAGGGCGTCGAGGTCGGGGACGTGACCTTCGGGCTGCCCGATTCGCGCTTCCTCACCGAGGGCATTCCGGCCGGCAACTTCGGGTTGCGGGCCACCGGCCAGCTGGGCCCGGTGGACTTCGAGACCGTGTTCGCGCAACAGCGGGGCGACCTGTCCTCGCGGGAGTTCCGCCTGGCGGGAGCGGGCACCGACCGCGCCTTCGTGCAGGAGGACACCATCGTGGTCGACAATGCCGACTACGTGCGCGGCCAGTTCTTCTTCCTCGCCGACCCGCGCAACCTCTTCGACTACCCGCACATCGACGTCCTTGGGGCGGATCCCAGCACGGTACCCTCCTCCGCCATCCCGGGCGCGGAACCGATTCAGCTCTACCGCTTCGAGAACGACCCCGTCACCCGCCAGCAGGTGGAGGGCTATATCCAGGCCGACGCCTCGGCCACGCTCGGGGACGACACGGTGACGGAATCAGGGTGGTTCCGCTACTTGCAGGCGGGGGTCGACTACTTCGTCCATCCGAGCGGCCTGTGGATCGCGCTCCGCAGCCCGCTGCGCCGCGACGAGATGCTGGCGGTCACCTATGTCACCGCGGCCGGCGACACCATCGGCGACTACAACCCGGAGCGCATTCACAACGAGGGGGGACGTCCCCGCCTTTCGCTGCTGCGCGCATCGGAGCCCAACCACCAGCCGGGCCGGCCCACCTGGGACCTGGAGATGCACCAGGTCTACCGGGTATCGGGCTCGAATGACGTGGAGATCCCGTCGGTATCGCTCGACATCTCCGTCGGCGAGCTGAGCGCCGGAAGAACCTTCACCCGCGGCCTCGCCGGAGAGGACATCACCTACCTGAAGCTGCTCGGGCTCGACGAGGAGTCTCCCGTCGATGTCATCGACCGTGCCTACGTCTACAAGCCCGCCGCCGACGACTTCGAGGAACAGCCCGCGGTTTCCGGCACCTTCATCATCTTCCCGACCCTCAGGCCCTTCGCCGAGCCACCGCCGATATACTCGCTGGGGCTCTCCGCCGAAGAGACCTCCGAGATCCTTGCGGGGGACGCCAACCCGGAGATCTACGACGCAGTCGATCCCTACGAGCGTGAGAACGCCGGGCTCTACTGGCTCACCATTCCCTTCCGCGTGCGCAGCGAGGGGCTCATCTCGTCCTTCTCGCTGGGTGCGCTGGGCATCCGCGACGGCAGCGAGCGGCTGTTCTTCGGAGACCGCGCGCTCGAGGCGCGCACCGACTACGTCATCGACTACGACATGGGACAGGTGCAGCTGCTCGACGCGGAGAATCTCTTCGCCAGCGACCCGCAGGGGGACCTGCGCGCCACCTGGGAGCAGCAGGCGCTCTTTCAGATCGCTCCGACCTCGGTCTTCGGCATGAACGCCAGCACCGCGCTCGGGGATGCGGGAGAGCTCAACTTCCTCGGGCTGTACCAGCGCGAGAGGGGGCTCCTGCGCCGGCCCCAGCTTGGCGTCGAGCCGGCTTCGATCGTTCTGGGTGGCCTGAACGGACGCATGGACCTGGAACTGCCGGCCCTGGACCGGGCGCTGGACCGGATCCCCGGGCTGGCGCACTCGGGCATCTCGCGGCTGAGCGTGAACGGGGAGATGGCGCTCTCTCTGCCGAGCCCGAACACCGCGGGCGACGTCTACCTGCACGACTTCGATTCCACGAGCGACCTTCCGCTCTCCAGCCTGAGCACGGGCTGGCGGCTGGGAAGCGCGCCGCAGTTTCGCGACGGCGCGCTCGAGGCCCTTCCGCCGGAGCTCGGCGCCGGCGACATCGCCTCCCTCCAGTGGCAGCATACCTGGATTACCGAAGGGGCAAGCGGCGATAGCACGGGCGTCTTCGAGGGCTTTCTCCCCCGCAACGACATCGACCGGCAGATCAACTTTGCGGGCAACGAGTTCCGCGAACCCGGGCTGCTGCTCACCTTCGGGGTCGGCGACGGCGCCGCCGGGGGACGGTTCGACCGCAGGCGCTGGCGCTCGATCACCGCCAATCTCGCGAGCACCGGCCTCGACCTGACCCGGACCGAGTTTCTGGATCTGTACATCGCGGGGGGTGAGGAACTTACCCTCGTCTTCGACCTGGGGACGGTGAGCGAGGATGCGCTGTTCGTGGACGCCAACGGGCTCACCGGCGGGACCCGCGAGGGCGGAAACACGTGGGGACTCGGTGCGCTCGACCAGGAAGCCGACCCGCGCCAGGGCGAGATATGGAACGACGAGCTTGACCAGCGCGGGCTGTGGGACGAGGCGTGCCTGGCGACCCGGGCGGTCGTCTACCGCATCGGCGACCCCAGGGTCAACTGCACCCGGGGCAACGGACGTCCGGACTCGGAAGACCTGGACGGGGACGGCAATCTGGACATCGACGAGCGCTACATGCGCTACCTGGTGGAGCTCGACGGATCCTCCCCCTACCTGGTGCGCGACACCATCGAGACCGGAACCCAGTTCCGCCTTTACCGGATTCCGCTGCGCGGGCCGCAGGCGATCAATCCCGGCGGGATCTTCACCGACGGCGATTTTCGCGCCGTCAAGCACCTGCGTCTCACGATCACCGGCAACGGCGACGGCGCGGCCGTGCTGGCGCGCATGCGCCTGGTGGGCTCGCGCTGGGTGAAGCGCGCGGGCGAGGGGGTGCTCACCGGAATGACCGGCGATGACCCGGGGACGGGAGGCGCCATCGAGGTGAGCCCGGTGGGCGCGGTGGAGGTGGGTGCCGCCTACCATCCGCCGCCCGGCGTCGTGGAACAGCTCGACGATCCCGTCAGCGCCTTGGGGGCGCAGGGCGTGGAGTTCAGCGAGAAGGCGCTCGGCATCACCTACAGGGGGCTTCCCCCCGGGGAGAGGGCGGAGGTCTATCACCGCTTTCCCCAGCGTCCCAGGAACTTCCTCACCTACAGGCAGGCGCGCATCTGGGCACTGGCGCGCCGAGGCGACTGGGGGATGGGCCGTCCTGTGTATTTCTTCCTGAAGGTCGGGAGCGACGAGGACAACTTCTATCTCTACCGCACACCGCTGGAACCGGCTGTGGATCCCGACGGAACCCGGGCCGAGGACTGGCTCCCGGAGGTTCTGGTGGACTTCGACCGCTGGCTCGAATTGCGCAGCGAGGCGGAGCAGCGGCTCATCGAGGATCCGCCGACCGCGGGCGCGCCGGCGCTGGTGGTCTGGAGCGCCGACTCGACCTACGCGGTGGTGCTTCAGGGCCGGGCGCGCGCCCCCAATCTCTCGCAGGTGCGCGAGCTGTCGCTGGGCGTCTGGAACGAGGGCGACTTCCCCGACGACGGCGAAGTGTGGATCAATGATTTCCGTCTCTCCAGGGCCGTCACCGACCGCGGACTTGCCAGCCACCTGAACGTGGACCTGAACGCGTCCGACTTCATGACCACGCGCATCTCGGTCTCCGACCGGGGCGCCCTGTTCCGCCAGTTGGAAGGCGATCCCAGCTACCAGCGCGACCAGCAGTGGACGGCGAACTCGACGCTGCAGCTGAGCCGCTTCACCCCCGCGTCCTGGGGAATCGAGCTGCCGCTGACCGTTTCGCATACCACCTCCGGCCAGGATCCCACCTTCCTGCTGAGGAGCGATATCCGCGCCGACCGGCTCGAGGGGCTGCGCAAGGTCGCCTTCGACCGAACCCGCGTCGGGCTGTCGTTCCGCAAACGGACGCCCTCCAGCAACCCGCTGGCGGCGATCTTCCTGGACGGGCTGAGCGCGCGCGCCGGGTACTCGTCGTCGCAGTCGGCGACCGCCACCTCGGACTCGGATTCGCGGGTGGTGGACGCGCGGGTGGGCTACGACCGGGCGCTGGAGCCGCGCACCCTGCCGGTGGTTCCGGGCTTTCTGGGTGGTGTGGTGCGTGCCCTGCTTCCGGAATCGCTGGAGGAGCGGGTGCTGGCGAGCCGTCTGCGCTGGAGCCCGGAGCGGATCGGGTTCGGGGCATCCTACGCCAACCAGCGCAACCAGACCTATCGCTACGAGCAGATCCTGCGCCTGCCCGGCGACTCCGCCGCGACCCGCACCCGGTCTCCCCGGAGAGGCGTGGATACGGATGCGCGCATCATCTTTCGGCCTTTTCAGTCCGTGACCGCGACCACCGACTTCACTTCCACCCGCGATCTGCTGGCTCCGGAACTCGCGGTCAGGGATCCGGCGGTGCGGCCGCTGCTGGCGCGGGAGCGGTGGTCACCGGGGGGCATCGATCTGGGCTGGGAGACCAATCGCCGGGTTCGCACCAACATGCGCTGGGGACCCCGACCCGCCGACTGGCTGCAGTGGACGCTGACCTGGACGACCACCTACAGTTCCGACCGCAACGCCACCCTCGTGCGGCGCCAGGTGGCGGAGGCGGACACGCTGCGCGACCTCCAGCGCAACGTGGGCGGACAGCGGAGCGCGAGCGCTTCCGTCATCTTCGACCCGGGGACGCTCGCCCGGGGCGGCCCGCCCAGGCCGGGCGTGTCCGACGCTGCGCCCCAGGGGACGATGCGCCGTCTCGCCGGCGCGCTCTCGCCCATTACGGTCAACTGGCAGGACGGCCTCACCTCGCGCTTCAACCGCGAGGTGCTGGACCCGGATGTGCGGTATCAGTTCGGGCTGAGCGATCTTGACGGCTTCCGGGTGGTGGACGGGGCCACCGCGGCCACGCTCGTGGACCGGAACGGCTGGGCCACGGGTTCGGGGGTCACGCTCCTGCCGGGAATCACCGCGAGCGTGGACTACTCGGTCACCGACATCGCCACCTTCGACACGCGCAGCGACCGCGCGGCGAATACCCGCAGCTGGCCCAACATCGTCCTGAGGGCGTCGTCGATTCCGTTGCCGTCGTTCATGCAGCCGGTGGTCGAGCGCCTCACCGTGAACTCGGGATACCGGGTCGACACCCGCCGACTCTCCTTCGGCACGGGAACCCAGCAGCAGCGGCTGCAGGAGGACGCAACCATCCCGCTCGACGTGTCGGTGCGCTGGGGAGGCGGCTTTTCGGCCAGCTACCGGACCACCATGACCCGCGGCGAAGGCACCGATCCCACGGGCGACACCCGCCGTCGCCGAAACACCCACGTCTTCACCATGAGCGGCAGCTTCACGCCTCCGGGCGAACTGGGAGCGCGGCTGGAACGGCCGATCCAGGCTTCTCTGCGCTACAATCAGGCGGGGCAGAGCGACTGTCGCATCACCTCCGGCAACGACGAGTGCGTGCCCTTCGTGGACCAGAGCAACGCCACCTTCAACCTCACGCTGGACACCGTCGTTTCCGAGCTGCAGGTCGGCTTTCAGGCCAGCTACACCAACCGCCAGTCGAACATCGGCCAGCGGCTGGGTTCGACCCAGTTCCAGATCGGCCTCTGGGGCCAGTTCGTGTACAACGCGGGAGCCTTCGCGGGACTTCCCTGA
- a CDS encoding type IV pilus twitching motility protein PilT: protein MTDTTAALPVPASDPFEDGRGFPPTLRALLAEMVERDASDLHVTAGIPPRLRIDGELADARRGGALGPQEAAELVDSVLTQARREQLAAGGEVDFAFNLPDIARFRCSCHRQRGQPAMALRRIPHEIPRLEDLRLPGVVRRLVERPHGLVLVTGPTGSGKSTTLAAMLSRINETRKGHIVTIEDPVEFVHPSRGCVVSQREVGSDTMSFAAALKSATRQDPDVILIGEMRDPETISAALTIAETGHLVLATLHTNSAAASVHRIIDVFASGRQAQVRAQLALVLEGVVTQNLLQRARGRGRVAACEVLICTPAVRAAIRDRKVHQIPSMMQAGRKHGMQTMNDALRQLRMRGEVSTEAATRCSPDPAELLRSLGDPRLS, encoded by the coding sequence ATGACGGACACGACTGCGGCCTTACCGGTACCCGCCTCGGACCCGTTTGAGGACGGGCGCGGCTTCCCGCCCACGCTGCGTGCGCTGCTGGCGGAGATGGTGGAAAGGGACGCTTCCGACCTGCACGTCACGGCCGGAATCCCGCCCAGGCTTCGCATCGATGGCGAGCTTGCCGACGCGCGCCGCGGCGGCGCGCTTGGTCCGCAAGAGGCGGCGGAGCTGGTGGATTCGGTGCTCACGCAGGCTCGGAGAGAGCAGCTTGCAGCGGGGGGCGAGGTCGATTTCGCATTCAATCTGCCGGACATCGCGCGCTTTCGCTGCAGTTGCCATCGCCAGCGGGGCCAGCCGGCCATGGCCTTGCGCAGAATCCCCCACGAGATCCCCAGGCTGGAGGACCTGCGCCTTCCGGGCGTGGTGCGCCGCCTGGTGGAGCGGCCCCACGGCCTCGTGCTGGTCACCGGGCCTACCGGTTCCGGGAAGTCGACGACCCTGGCCGCCATGCTCAGCCGGATCAACGAGACCCGGAAGGGCCATATCGTCACCATCGAAGACCCGGTGGAGTTCGTTCATCCGTCCAGGGGCTGCGTCGTAAGCCAGCGCGAGGTGGGTTCCGACACGATGAGCTTCGCGGCCGCTCTGAAGTCGGCGACCCGGCAGGATCCGGATGTCATCCTCATCGGCGAGATGCGGGATCCCGAGACCATCTCGGCGGCGCTGACCATTGCGGAAACCGGGCACCTGGTGCTGGCGACGCTGCACACCAATTCGGCCGCGGCCTCGGTGCACCGCATCATCGACGTCTTCGCGTCGGGACGGCAGGCGCAGGTGCGTGCCCAGTTGGCCCTGGTGCTGGAGGGGGTGGTGACCCAGAACCTGCTGCAGCGGGCGCGTGGGCGCGGGCGCGTTGCGGCGTGCGAGGTGCTCATCTGCACACCGGCGGTGCGCGCCGCCATCCGCGACCGCAAGGTCCACCAGATTCCCTCGATGATGCAGGCGGGGAGAAAGCACGGCATGCAGACCATGAACGATGCACTGCGCCAGCTCCGCATGCGCGGAGAGGTGTCCACGGAGGCCGCGACGAGGTGTTCCCCGGATCCCGCGGAGCTGCTCCGGTCGCTCGGCGACCCGCGGCTCTCCTAG
- a CDS encoding helix-hairpin-helix domain-containing protein, translating to MTRDESRTLAITAGVLFLAGAARAGLEAVRPPLALEADTVSADALAADSREMVDEQERRSAPLAQGERLDPNTASEEELDRLPGIGPAAARAIVESRSAEGPFGDVGALTRVRGIGPATIERLAPHLTLEAGGGGRRVRGVVTAKPRPVRNAASSANHQVAPAIDLNRATSEELEQVRGIGPALAARIIARRDEVGGFGRVEDLIEVRGIGPATLESMRGRFFVRQ from the coding sequence ATGACACGCGACGAATCACGCACCCTGGCGATCACGGCCGGCGTCCTCTTTCTGGCGGGCGCCGCGCGGGCGGGGCTGGAAGCGGTGCGGCCTCCCCTCGCCCTCGAGGCCGACACCGTTTCGGCCGACGCGCTGGCCGCGGATTCGCGCGAGATGGTCGACGAGCAGGAGCGGCGGTCGGCCCCGCTTGCCCAGGGTGAGCGCCTGGACCCGAACACGGCGAGCGAAGAGGAGCTCGACCGGCTGCCCGGCATCGGGCCGGCGGCGGCCCGGGCAATCGTGGAATCACGGAGCGCGGAGGGTCCCTTCGGGGATGTCGGGGCGCTCACGCGGGTGCGCGGCATCGGGCCGGCGACGATCGAGCGGCTCGCGCCGCACCTGACTCTGGAGGCGGGCGGTGGAGGAAGGCGCGTGCGCGGGGTGGTCACGGCAAAGCCGCGGCCGGTCCGGAACGCCGCTTCGTCTGCGAACCATCAGGTGGCGCCCGCCATCGACCTCAACCGTGCCACCTCCGAGGAGCTCGAGCAGGTGCGTGGCATCGGTCCCGCGCTCGCGGCGCGAATCATCGCGCGCCGTGACGAAGTGGGTGGTTTCGGGCGGGTGGAAGACCTGATCGAGGTGCGCGGGATCGGGCCGGCAACGCTCGAATCCATGCGCGGCCGCTTCTTCGTGCGACAATGA